Proteins encoded in a region of the Trypanosoma brucei brucei TREU927 chromosome 5, complete sequence genome:
- a CDS encoding 65 kDa invariant surface glycoprotein, putative gives MIRCSLVAVTFAGLLLRAVEANGETKLNKEGALALCKLTDLAKTIEKRRADKIREKTQGFADDIQLWLDRLEHWLQTLENRAHSNDGYSKLSDADTKKVKDIYEKAKDKLKNKLPTAKMYGEEAKKRCQAATEAAKKARGWELDYDGQNSSGLHQLLEWYCGKKGDNAQTTSCEGITFKTHYSGTGRNTIDCEATGHKTTLYDDISSGTMKQALEEWENKKPKGQQPVTNNWKADYDSATNKLKELEESHEQGKKTHDDVSGFYSGASAVHSGLSAGKPLSEVLVEAKEASRKGAKFTNPGGAAPETTHRGVGTSTGEGGATETTGGTSTTISTGTGTGTTSGTEPEVVGADADFGDLLETSDRSALSSKIKESKVILMAVLIPVAILAIITAVVLVFVRRRRGNAEDVIDEKGEAVSSPDKKGGATSPCYRKE, from the coding sequence ATGATAAGGTGTTCCTTGGTTGCGGTTACCTTTGCAGGTTTACTGCTACGAGCGGTGGAAGCAAATGGGGAGACAAAGCTAAACAAGGAAGGTGCATTGGCGCTATGTAAGCTGACGGATCTTGCTAAAACtatagaaaaaagaagggcagACAAAATCCGAGAAAAAACTCAAGGCTTTGCGGATGATATACAACTCTGGCTGGACAGGTTGGAACACTGGTTACAAACACTGGAAAACCGTGCACACAGTAACGATGGCTATTCGAAGCTTTCGGATGCTGATActaaaaaagtgaaggacaTATACGAAAAGGCGAAGGATAAATTAAAGAATAAGCTGCCAACAGCGAAAATGTATGGCGAGGAAGCGAAAAAACGCTGCCAGGCTGCGACAGAAGCGGCAAAAAAGGCGCGAGGATGGGAACTTGACTATGACGGCCAAAATTCCAGTGGACTTCACCAGCTTTTAGAGTGGTACTGCGGGAAGAAGGGAGATAATGCACAGACCACTAGCTGTGAAGGTATTACGTTCAAAACCCATTATTCAGGGACGGGAAGGAATACCATTGACTGCGAAGCAACGGGTCACAAAACAACACTTTATGACGATATATCCTCAGGGACGATGAAACAAGCCTTAGAAGaatgggaaaataagaaaCCAAAAGGCCAACAGCCAGTCACCAACAACTGGAAGGCCGACTATGACTCAGCCACGAACAAGCTTAAGGAACTCGAAGAGTCACACGAACAAGGTAAAAAGACTCATGATGATGTATCTGGCTTTTATAGTGGTGCAAGTGCTGTCCACAGCGGACTGAGTGCAGGCAAGCCACTCAGCGAAGTTTTGGTCGAAGCCAAGGAAGCAAGCAGAAAGGGTGCAAAATTCACTAACCCTGGAGGTGCCGCTCCCGAGACCACACACCGAGGGGTTGGCACTTCAACTGGAGAGGGTGgggcaacagaaacaacaggaggaacatcaacaacaatatcaacaggaacaggaacaggaacaACAAGTGGAACCGAACCAGAGGTCGTTGGAGCTGATGCGGACTTCGGTGACCTCCTGGAGACTAGTGATAGATCAGCACTAAGCAGTAAGATCAAGGAAAGCAAGGTAATACTTATGGCTGTTCTCATACCTGTCGCTATCCTCGCGATTATTACAGCTgtggtgcttgtgtttgtgagacGAAGAAGAGGTAATGCTGAAGATGTAATTGATGAGAAAGGTGAGGCAGTTTCTTCACCTGACAAAAAGGGTGGGGCAACCTCTCCATGTTACAGGAAGGAATGA
- a CDS encoding 65 kDa invariant surface glycoprotein, putative, with protein MIRYSLVAITFAGLLLRVVVANSNAKLTKDGALALCKLTDVADLVATKKADKIRKDTEGFADELKLWLDRLEHWLQTLETRAHSNNGYSKLSDADTKKVKEIYEKAKGKVSEQLPKAKEFGEEAGKRHQEVTEAAKRARGWGLDDEGQNSSGLHQLLEWYCGTKGDNANNQKCDGVKVKEHYLGRERNPIDCKGTGSTVPFYLDVTSGTMKEALENWERKKPKSDGEPVNNNWKADYDSATNKLKELEESHEKGKKTVNDVSGFYNAAYALHSGLSAGKPLSEVLVEAKEASRKGAKFTNPGGAAPETTHRGVGTSTGEGGATETTGGTSTTISTGTGTGTTSGTEPEVVGADADFGDLLETSDRSALSSKIKESKVILMAVLIPVAILAIITAVVLVFVRRRRGNAEDVIDEKGEAVSSPDKKGGATSPCYRKE; from the coding sequence ATGATAAGGTATTCCTTGGTTGCGATTACCTTTGCAGGTTTACTGCTACGAGTGGTGGTAGCGAACTCGAATGCAAAGTTGACCAAAGATGGTGCGTTGGCGCTGTGTAAGCTGACGGATGTCGCTGATCTTgttgcaacaaaaaaagcagataAAATCAGAAAGGACACTGAAGGTTTCGCAGATGAGTTGAAACTCTGGCTGGACAGGTTGGAACACTGGTTACAAACACTGGAAACCCGTGcacacagcaacaacggcTATTCGAAGCTTTCGGATGCTGATActaaaaaagtgaaggaaatatacGAAAAGGCGAAAGGTAAAGTGAGTGAACAACTCCCGAAAGCGAAAGAATTTGGCGAGGAAGCTGGAAAACGCCATCAGGAGGTGACCGAGGCAGCAAAGAGGGCGCGAGGATGGGGACTTGATGATGAGGGTCAAAACTCTAGTGGACTTCACCAGCTTTTAGAGTGGTACTGCGGAACGAAGGGAGATAATGCAAACAATCAGAAGTGTGATGGTGTTAAAGTAAAAGAACACTACTTAGGGCGGGAAAGGAACCCAATTGATTGCAAAGGAACGGGTTCTACAGTGCCGTTTTACCTGGATGTGACATCAGGGACGATGAAAGAGGCCTTAGAGAATTGGGAGAGGAAGAAGCCAAAAAGCGACGGTGAGCCAGTCAACAACAACTGGAAGGCCGACTATGACTCAGCCACGAACAAGCTTAAGGAACTCGAAGAGTCACacgaaaaggggaaaaagacagTTAACGATGTATCTGGCTTTTATAATGCAGCGTACGCTCTTCATAGTGGATTGAGTGCAGGCAAGCCACTCAGCGAAGTTTTGGTCGAAGCCAAGGAAGCAAGCAGAAAGGGTGCAAAATTCACTAACCCTGGAGGTGCCGCTCCCGAGACCACACACCGAGGGGTTGGCACTTCAACTGGAGAGGGTGgggcaacagaaacaacaggaggaacatcaacaacaatatcaacaggaacaggaacaggaacaACAAGTGGAACCGAACCAGAGGTCGTTGGAGCTGATGCGGACTTCGGTGACCTCCTGGAGACTAGTGATAGATCAGCACTAAGCAGTAAGATCAAGGAAAGCAAGGTAATACTTATGGCTGTTCTCATACCTGTCGCTATCCTCGCGATTATTACAGCTgtggtgcttgtgtttgtgagacGAAGAAGAGGTAATGCTGAAGATGTAATTGATGAGAAAGGTGAGGCAGTTTCTTCACCTGACAAAAAGGGTGGGGCAACCTCTCCATGTTACAGGAAGGAATGA